From Triticum aestivum cultivar Chinese Spring chromosome 4A, IWGSC CS RefSeq v2.1, whole genome shotgun sequence, a single genomic window includes:
- the LOC123084295 gene encoding disease resistance protein Pik-2-like, producing the protein MSELAAVSSLLLRVIRDEALLLGGVRRDVQFIWEEMESMQGFLSHLERTVPTAGEYNEQIIPWKNQVRQLAEDCNYCIDIYMSRGNPEIHHARGGLLSYVWWLPWFVQKMAAQHRAAVQLRELKDRARDIGDRRLRYAAEMPAKGVTLSSSAHAATTSVAYEDSEEDDDDQGVEVTTMADSRWALLQSSTPEDNIRLQLAKWMIEDVARRDTSKEKLIPSIAIVAPYKKEALAVAKEASAMWGKGYTRRRSVLVDIPAVHNYSELLRTKDILYYILRVLRPTESNPEKQDDQFGFLEDLHSDKMEVSIYSEKYTLFDEIDKNIHAMKVDNKIAGIMKTIEQRKHVLLLLHPNGENMDVLESCKDEPIGVFLRALWMLKNKPYVFEFECSTTQSHARKLTTHSQEDIIKKTANMLEQHMKLKEAHAESICLTKTHYEQILREVFYPLSFQESSQATATRYDDQNRQMFGKTLQELQENKSDIKLAKAELEDKSMKKNDTAARKSNPDALIEETMIKIQQMHSKMKHKLKIKRIMDKINDCLKRQGCQDQILVILKLDDDYVSRWEETRNDFSLLGGIAGALMLTFEVNRAEARQYCWPRREPIDYSLLGLYRDTALELTKMEMAEDSWQILHDILDNCKSNEFCMKIFVHALYANPKRSSEELCKLCKALQQVSDNSMNNIAKKMLKFSYSDLPKDYKLCLMYLAIFPRRQPIRRSTLIGRWVVEGLVTKEDWESTVRHANQCFDVLVTRWLVYPADTSSMGQVKSCVIGDQVHGFITKIARKHGILGKRLSHHLARYFSIFNHLRLRSSDRIDKFFSKLFEESSRVSLIKVLDLEGCQCFGGKNQHYLKDICSKMLLLKYLSLRGTNLTKLPSEINNLRELEVLDIRQTRVPAAATVHVILLKLKRLLAGSVVMSSGPSNNEVSYVMVPDKIEKMTNMEVMSNVKARNSNDLKDIGKLWRLRKLGVVIEQKDKLIRNLLQTICDLHECLRSLSITLPITGEDSSEDNSPKLLSFEGQCPKILESLSIRGTAETGQLFQLLTKDGDQLQLAKVTLSGTRLRQADLEILAKLPKLVCLRLQDRAYIDDKLSFNKEKFKGLKCFLIEGSEITVLSFNGGAPKLEKIILSSTDGLQSLSRVEDLHELKEVELKNSNKLSLSLFEKAKNISKVTLCRTILCQDEVEILAKMPNMRSLVLKEISYAQSLLIFYKDDFPRLNLLTIDFSVITCIGFTTQSATKLEKIIWSYRKSTLLSGIDELPKLKELEFNGDFVPDEVIDALKKHKNNPKLIHNKPENQEAGNIPEKKDAPRFPLFWKKED; encoded by the exons ATGTCGGAGCTCGCGGCCGTGAGCTCCCTACTACTGCGCGTCATCCGCGACGAGGCGCTACTTCTGGGCGGCGTACGGAGGGACGTGCAGTTCATCTGGGAGGAGATGGAGAGCATGCAGGGCTTCCTGTCGCACCTGGAAAGGACGGTGCCTACCGCCGGCGAGTACAACGAGCAGATCATCCCGTGGAAGAACCAGGTCCGGCAGCTGGCAGAGGACTGCAACTACTGCATCGACATCTACATGTCCCGCGGCAACCCCGAGATTCATCATGCCAGGGGCGGCCTCCTAAGCTATGTCTGGTGGCTTCCCTGGTTCGTGCAAAAGATGGCCGCCCAGCATCGCGCGGCCGTCCAGCTGCGGGAACTCAAGGACCGGGCGCGTGACATTGGCGATCGCCGATTGAG GTACGCCGCTGAGATGCCAGCAAAGGGGGTCACATTGTCATCATCAGCCCATGCGGCCACAACATCTGTTGCTTACGAAGACAGTGAAGAAGACGATGACGATCAAGGCGTGGAGGTAACGACAATGGCCGATTCAAGATGGGCATTATTGCAGTCTAGTACACCAGAAGACAACATTAGGTTGCAGCTAGCGAAATGGATGATAGAGGATGTCGCGCGACGAGACACTTCAAAGGAGAAATTAATACCATCCATCGCCATTGTGGCACCATATAAGAAAGAAGCCCTCGCTGTTGCAAAGGAAGCTTCGGCTATGTGGGGAAAAGGTTACACACGCAGGCGCAGTGTCTTGGTCGACATCCCAGCAGTGCACAATTATTCTGAGTTGCTACGAACCAAGGATATTCTCTACTACATCCTGCGTGTGCTGCGGCCCACCGAATCCAATCCAGAAAAACAGGATGATCAATTCGGCTTCCTTGAGGATCTGCATTCTGACAAAATGGAAGTCTCTATTTACTCAGAAAAATACACGCTGTTTGATGAAATAGACAAAAATATTCATGCAATGAAGGTTGACAACAAGATTGCAGGAATCATGAAAACTATTGAACAAAGGAAGCACGTCCTGCTGCTGCTCCACCCCAATGGAGAGAATATGGACGTGTTGGAATCCTGTAAAGATGAGCCCATAGGGGTATTCCTCCGAGCGTTGTGGATGCTCAAGAACAAACCATATGTATTTGAGTTTGAGTGTAGTACCACACAAAGCCATGCAAGGAAGTTAACCACACATTCGCAGGAAGATATTATCAAGAAAACAGCCAACATGCTTGAACAGCATATGAAACTGAAAGAAGCACATGCAGAATCGATTTGTCTCACGAAAACCCATTATGAGCAAATCCTACGGGAGGTGTTTTACCCTTTGAGCTTCCAAGAGTCCAGCCAAGCCACTGCAACTAGATATGATGATCAAAACAGACAAATGTTTGGCAAGACACTACAGGAGCTGCAGGAAAATAAATCTGACATTAAACTAGCAAAAGCAGAGCTGGAAGACAAGTCCATGAAGAAAAACGATACAGCTGCTAGGAAATCAAACCCGGATGCCCTTATTGAAGAAACcatgatcaagattcaacaaatGCATTCGAAGATgaaacacaagctcaagatcaaAAGAATCATGGACAAAATTAATGACTGTTTGAAGAGACAAGGTTGTCAGGATCAGATACTGGTTATCCTCAAACTTGATGATGACTATGTATCCAGATGGGAGGAGACCAGGAATGATTTCAGCTTGTTGGGTGGCATAGCCGGTGCACTGATGCTGACATTTGAGGTAAACAGAGCAGAAGCTAGACAGTATTGTTGGCCGCGGCGGGAACCTATAGATTATTCTCTTCTCGGCCTCTACCGTGATACTGCACTCGAGCTTACAAAAATGGAGATGGCTGAAGATAGCTGGCAGATTCTTCATGACATCTTGGACAACTGCAAGTCAAATGAATTCTGCATGAAGATCTTTGTTCATGCTTTATATGCCAACCCCAAGAGGAGCAGTGAAGAACTATGCAAGTTGTGCAAAGCCCTGCAGCAGGTTTCAGATAACTCAATGAACAACATTGCTAAGAAGATGTTAAAGTTCTCTTATAGTGATTTGCCTAAGGATTACAAGTTATGCTTGATGTACCTAGCAATTTTCCCTCGACGACAACCCATCAGGCGGTCTACCTTGATAGGACGATGGGTCGTTGAAGGGCTAGTAACCAAGGAAGACTGGGAAAGTACTGTGCGTCATGCCAATCAATGTTTTGACGTGCTTGTCACCCGTTGGCTTGTTTATCCTGCTGATACTAGTTCTATGGGACAGGTAAAGAGTTGTGTGATAGGTGATCAAGTCCATGGATTCATTACTAAGATCGCCAGAAAACATGGCATTTTAGGAAAACGCCTGTCACATCACTTGGCTCGCTACTTCTCCATTTTCAACCATCTCCGCCTCCGTAGCTCTGATAGGATTGACAAATTCTTCTCAAAGCTCTTTGAAGAATCATCGCGAGTATCCCTGATAAAAGTGTTAGATCTAGAAGGTTGTCAATGCTTTGGTGGGAAGAACCAACACTACCTCAAGGACATCTGCAGCAAGATGTTACTGCTGAAGTATCTAAGCCTAAGGGGGACAAATCTTACCAAGCTGCCAAGTGAAATCAACAACCTCCGTGAGTTGGAAGTATTGGATATCCGACAGACAAGGGTGCCTGCAGCTGCAACAGTACATGTCATACTCTTGAAGTTGAAGCGTTTGCTGGCTGGCTCGGTTGTTATGAGTTCAGGGCCAAGCAATAATGAAGTATCTTACGTTATGGTTCCTGACAAGATCGAAAAGATGACAAATATGGAGGTAATGTCCAATGTCAAGGCACGAAATAGTAATGATTTGAAGGATATTGGCAAGCTATGGCGGTTGAGGAAGCTTGGTGTGGTTATTGAGCAGAAGGACAAACTCATCAGGAATTTGCTTCAAACTATCTGTGACCTGCATGAGTGCCTCCGCTCTCTGTCAATCACTCTTCCCATAACTGGAGAAGACTCTTCTGAAGATAATTCTCCcaagcttctttcctttgagggacaGTGTCCCAAGATTCTGGAGAGCCTAAGCATTCGCGGAACCGCAGAAACGGGTCAACTTTTTCAGttgttgaccaaagatggtgaccAACTTCAACTTGCCAAGGTAACTCTATCTGGTACTCGACTAAGGCAGGCTGATCTGGAGATCCTCGCCAAGCTGCCCAAATTAGTCTGTCTCAGGCTCCAAGACAGGGCATACATCGATGACAAGCTCAGTTTCAACAAGGAGAAATTTAAGGGTCTCAAGTGCTTTCTTATTGAGGGTTCCGAGATAACTGTCCTTAGCTTCAATGGTGGAGCTCCTAAACTCGAGAAGATCATTCTGTCGTCCACTGATGGCCTACAGTCTCTTTCTAGAGTCGAAGACCTTCATGAACTGAAGGAAGTCGAGTTGAAGAACAGCAATAAGCTATCATTATCATTATTTGAAAAGGCGAAAAACATCTCCAAGGTGACTCTCTGTCGTACCATTCTTTGTCAAGATGAGGTGGAGATTCTTGCCAAGATGCCTAACATGCGCAGCCTAGTACTCAAGGAGATATCTTATGCACAGAGCCTGCTCATCTTCTACAAAGACGACTTCCCAAGGCTCAACCTTCTAACCATCGACTTTTCTGTCATCACCTGTATTGGCTTTACTACCCAATCTGCTACTAAGCTTGAGAAAATCATATGGTCCTACAGAAAGAGTACACTACTCTCCGGCATTGACGAGCTTCCAAAACTGAAGGAGCTCGAGTTCAATGGTGATTTTGTCCCCGATGAGGTGATAGATGCATTGAAGAAACACAAGAACAATCCCAAGCTTATACACAACAAACCAGAAAACCAGGAAGCGGGAAACATACCAGAAAAGAAAGATGCTCCAAGATTCCCATTATTCTGGAAGAAAGAGGATTGA